One genomic segment of Mytilus trossulus isolate FHL-02 chromosome 4, PNRI_Mtr1.1.1.hap1, whole genome shotgun sequence includes these proteins:
- the LOC134715008 gene encoding uncharacterized protein LOC134715008, which translates to MEMLMKVISVFLILAFHFIHVISSKQLNILVFGGNGFIGAETVERILSENHKVTLINRGNWYWDSRIKIKPFVQHITCDRTQPLKDCNLLQSFLLESGESLYFDFVIDFSGYFSFQITDVLEAFRNQIGKYIYISSDSVYEVCKEKHHYEFTVETDAVRPADEKIQQELNGKDDYGHQKLECEEELKQDGVSYLILRLPDVIGPRDNTLRWWMYQLWIKLSDYLTRPITIPKRLFYKPLSFVYVKDVSDLIVNSLSFKPDVFNEAYNLAFSETQTLYQLLSHIRDKIGKESTNIYLNEREDYMHLFPSVTLGPISIVKAKERLGWNPTPFEKAAEKTTKFYENAISNISFTSEADRVIEKIQKYCTDNPNDVYNGLYQEYGISTSHHIKQDL; encoded by the coding sequence ATGGAGATGTTGATGAAAGTGATTAGTGTTTTTCTTATCCTAgcatttcattttatacatgttatatctaGCAAACAATTAAACATATTAGTGTTTGGAGGAAATGGATTTATTGGTGCTGAAACTGTGGAAAGGATTTTATCAGAGAATCATAAAGTGACACTTATAAATCGAGGGAATTGGTATTGGGATTCTAGGATTAAAATCAAACCGTTTGTTCAACACATAACCTGCGATAGGACACAACCTCTGAAAGACTGTAATCTCTTACAATCTTTTTtattagaaagtggtgaaagtttgtattttgatttCGTTATAGATTTCAGCGGATACTTTTCATTTCAGATAACCGATGTCCTTGAAGCATTCCGTAATCAAATAGGAAAGTACATTTACATAAGTTCAGATTCAGTATACGAAGTGTGTAAAGAGAAGCACCATTACGAATTTACAGTAGAAACTGATGCTGTAAGACCTGCAGATGAAAAAATACAGCAAGAATTAAACGGAAAGGATGATTATGGTCACCAGAAACTCGAATGCGAAGAGGAATTAAAACAAGATGGAGTGTCATATTTAATCTTGAGGCTCCCAGATGTTATAGGACCGAGAGATAACACCTTGCGATGGTGGATGTACCAGCTATGGATTAAATTATCCGATTATTTAACTCGTCCAATAACTATACCAAAACGATTGTTTTATAAGCCCTTAAGTTTCGTATACGTAAAAGATGTGTCAGATCTTATCGTTAATTCATTATCGTTTAAACCAGATGTGTTTAACGAGGCTTATAACTTAGCTTTCTCAGAAACACAAACTTTATACCAGTTATTATCACACATCAGAGATAAAATAGGAAAAGAGTCGACAAATATTTACCTAAATGAACGAGAAGACTATATGCATTTGTTTCCTTCTGTGACATTAGGGCCAATAAGTATAGTAAAAGCAAAGGAACGCCTAGGATGGAACCCTACCCCATTCGAAAAAGCAGCAGAGAAAACaacaaagttttatgaaaatgcgATTTCTAACATTTCATTTACTTCTGAAGCTGATAGAGTGATTGAAAAGATACAAAAGTATTGTACAGACAACCCAAATGACGTTTACAACGGCCTTTACCAAGAGTATGGTATTAGTACTAGTCATCATATTAAACAGGATCTATGA